The sequence CCGGCACGCCGATCACCGGCAGCGGGGTGACGGCGGCGACCATGCCGGGCAGGTGAGCCGCGCCGCCGGCCCCGGCGATGATCACCTTGAGCCCCCGGTCGGCGGCGGACCGGCCGTACTCGATCATCTTGACCGGGGTGCGGTGCGCCGAAACCACCCCGACCTCGTACGCCACCTCGAACTCGTCGAGCGCCTCGGCAGCGGCCTTCATGGTCGGCCAGTCCGAGTCGCTACCCATGATGATGCCGACGGTGCTCACTCTGGCCTGCCTTTCGTTCGCGACTGCGGGGCTCGCAAGCTCACTCCTCGCGCTCACCGACACCCTCCCGCAGCCAGCGGGCGGCGCGTGCGGCCCGGGCCCGTACCTCGTCCAGGTCGTCACCGAGCACCGTGACGTGCCCGATCTTGCGGCCCGGGCGGACCTGCTTGCCGTACAGGTGGACCTTGGCCCCGGGCTCGGCGGCGAACAGGTGGTGCAGCCGCTCGTCGATCGACATCCCACCCGGCTCGCCGCCCAGCACGTTGGCCATCACCACGACCGGCGCGGTGAGCGAGGTGTCCCCCATCGGGT comes from Micromonospora viridifaciens and encodes:
- the purE gene encoding 5-(carboxyamino)imidazole ribonucleotide mutase, translated to MSTVGIIMGSDSDWPTMKAAAEALDEFEVAYEVGVVSAHRTPVKMIEYGRSAADRGLKVIIAGAGGAAHLPGMVAAVTPLPVIGVPVPLKHLDGMDSLLSIVQMPAGVPVATVSIGNARNAGLLAVRILAASDPALRKRMADFQASLETMVAEKDAALRASLS